In Desulfomonile tiedjei DSM 6799, a genomic segment contains:
- a CDS encoding ATP-binding protein, with translation MFGTLYSISLRRKVIIGAAVVYLFMTATILGSYYSMRSLEDKISYLENVSKLEESVLEIRRFEKNYFLYGNKDSLTTALYHLKRVEALIADNTAKIESLSSPGQIAEFKASLAEYGQLLGQCSNSFVKDSDGKPDCESAMRKTGNAMAQFGETVAKRKRDSIKETMRATVTLPLFGLIVVGCGLVAIGSFLFTKVTRSLLLLEDGTTRIAQGAFKPIETLPAERDIRNILIAFNSMALQLQDREEQLVQSKKLASLGTMLAGVAHEVNNPLSNISSACEILLEELDEADKEFQRKFLKNILVQVEKARTLILNLLEFSRAKELNLESVSLKGIVERTLESLSGEKPTDLRVTVQIDPAIRVHVDRGKMEQAFTNLISNAFQAIDGDGEVKIRALAKKDGIVKVRISDSGKGIPEENLPKIFDPFFTTKDVGKGTGLGLFITHDIVLRHKGMIQVKSSPEKGTTFTIQLPAVENS, from the coding sequence ATGTTCGGGACCTTGTATTCCATAAGTCTCCGCCGCAAAGTCATCATTGGAGCCGCTGTGGTCTATCTCTTCATGACGGCAACCATTCTCGGCAGTTATTATTCAATGCGATCCCTGGAAGATAAAATCAGCTACTTAGAAAACGTGAGTAAACTCGAAGAATCGGTTCTGGAAATTCGCAGATTCGAAAAGAACTATTTTCTTTATGGAAACAAGGACTCCCTGACTACAGCGCTCTATCATCTAAAGAGAGTCGAAGCATTAATCGCCGATAATACTGCCAAAATTGAGTCACTCTCATCACCCGGGCAGATTGCCGAATTCAAGGCTTCTCTGGCCGAGTACGGCCAATTGCTGGGTCAATGTTCCAATTCATTTGTGAAAGATTCCGACGGAAAGCCGGACTGCGAAAGCGCTATGAGAAAAACGGGGAATGCCATGGCACAGTTCGGGGAGACCGTAGCCAAACGGAAGCGTGACTCTATAAAAGAAACCATGAGAGCCACTGTCACACTGCCGTTATTCGGACTCATTGTCGTGGGATGTGGACTCGTTGCGATCGGGAGCTTTTTGTTTACCAAAGTCACCCGATCTTTGCTGCTCTTAGAGGACGGGACAACACGGATAGCTCAGGGAGCTTTCAAGCCGATTGAGACTCTACCGGCGGAACGAGATATCAGAAACATTCTCATAGCGTTCAACAGTATGGCGCTCCAACTGCAAGACAGAGAAGAACAATTGGTGCAATCGAAGAAGCTCGCCAGTTTGGGCACCATGCTGGCAGGGGTAGCTCACGAGGTGAACAATCCCCTTTCGAACATCTCTTCTGCATGTGAGATATTATTGGAAGAATTGGACGAAGCCGACAAGGAATTCCAGCGCAAGTTCCTGAAGAATATATTAGTACAGGTGGAAAAGGCACGCACGCTTATTCTGAATCTTCTGGAATTCTCCCGCGCAAAAGAACTCAATCTGGAAAGCGTGAGTTTGAAGGGAATCGTGGAAAGGACTCTCGAATCGCTCTCTGGAGAAAAGCCGACAGACCTCCGGGTTACCGTGCAGATCGATCCGGCAATTCGTGTTCACGTCGATCGGGGAAAGATGGAACAAGCCTTCACTAACCTCATTTCTAATGCATTTCAAGCTATAGACGGCGATGGAGAAGTGAAGATAAGAGCTTTGGCTAAGAAAGACGGGATAGTGAAAGTCAGGATATCTGATTCCGGAAAAGGAATTCCCGAAGAAAATCTCCCCAAAATATTCGATCCGTTCTTTACGACCAAAGACGTGGGCAAAGGTACGGGCTTGGGACTCTTCATCACTCATGACATCGTCTTGCGGCACAAGGGCATGATCCAGGTCAAAAGTTCACCGGAAAAGGGGACGACGTTTACTATTCAACTACCGGCAGTGGAGAATTCGTGA